One stretch of Rhodopirellula halodulae DNA includes these proteins:
- a CDS encoding TolC family protein: MKLFAAPLRTTPTRVLKVGLRTHRVSKLASIRSTWLKRLALSCLVCVGCCGAIDPQSAVAQTSVEVPSHQMHQNLELPIPNAVHSRPYEHHIDRYRSQVLDTPVTDGDESCWFENSPALAKPSILGGQVTVLDPKTVWWDQHVTTPLGLADQHTPVDASALAQTALIASPYVRGLLTEPQISMTDIVIADAQFDPLTFLDANYTDTNDPVGSTLTTGDASERFRDNLFSSSAGVRKKMTSGGNLELVQRGGFQNNNSTFLVPNPQGTSRLELNFSQPLLRDHGKAVNRTRVILAKIDAQITNSEVREEIQTHLLDVTTAYWELYQARAEWLQRSRLLESAQEMQGVLLARGEVDSQQRQILRANVAVAKRRADLVRIETRIRNAQSKLRLLTGDRQFAQFAEYEMVPVEKPLMQSIELSTRDATLTALDNRPDIVQSLQQMHAVSTRVGAARNQVLPRLDLLLSSYVAGLETGTNTFGAIGRQFSEGRPTYSAGLVFERPWGNRANQARLRRNRWEWTRSYAEFQQTTEAAITEVEIAVRETQTLFNELIAKQQSTNAAAREVEYLRSRWTLLPDPNENAILLIENLLDAQERLADEERSLVRSQVAHALSWVSLRKAMGVLLVCNVAEVSPPLNDLSVMTPPEPQPFGGMIESEPFSPPKPAEPTP, translated from the coding sequence GTGAAACTGTTTGCCGCTCCGCTCCGAACGACGCCGACTCGCGTCCTGAAAGTTGGGCTGCGCACTCACAGAGTCAGCAAACTCGCGTCGATTCGTTCGACGTGGCTGAAACGATTGGCACTGAGTTGTTTGGTTTGTGTCGGCTGCTGCGGGGCCATCGACCCTCAATCGGCGGTGGCGCAAACATCGGTCGAAGTGCCCAGCCATCAAATGCACCAGAACCTCGAGCTGCCCATTCCGAACGCTGTGCATTCGCGTCCCTACGAACACCACATCGATCGTTACCGCAGCCAGGTTTTGGATACACCCGTCACCGATGGGGATGAATCCTGCTGGTTTGAAAACTCGCCCGCGCTGGCCAAGCCGAGCATCCTGGGTGGTCAGGTCACGGTGCTGGATCCAAAGACGGTTTGGTGGGACCAACACGTCACGACGCCACTGGGGTTGGCCGATCAACACACGCCGGTGGATGCTTCCGCGTTGGCGCAGACCGCACTGATCGCATCGCCTTACGTGCGTGGTCTTTTGACGGAACCACAGATCTCGATGACTGACATCGTGATCGCCGACGCCCAGTTTGATCCGTTGACGTTCTTGGATGCGAACTACACCGACACCAACGACCCGGTCGGCAGCACGCTGACCACTGGCGACGCGTCTGAACGGTTTCGCGACAACTTGTTCTCGTCGTCGGCGGGTGTTCGCAAAAAGATGACTTCCGGTGGAAATTTGGAACTGGTCCAACGCGGCGGGTTCCAAAACAACAACTCCACCTTCCTCGTTCCCAATCCGCAGGGAACTTCACGGTTGGAATTGAACTTCTCTCAACCGTTGCTTCGCGACCATGGCAAAGCCGTCAATCGCACGCGAGTGATCCTGGCGAAGATCGACGCGCAAATCACCAACAGCGAAGTCCGTGAAGAAATCCAGACTCACCTGTTGGACGTGACGACGGCGTACTGGGAATTGTATCAAGCCAGAGCGGAATGGCTGCAACGCAGTCGTTTGCTGGAAAGTGCCCAAGAGATGCAAGGTGTGTTGCTGGCTCGCGGTGAAGTTGACTCTCAGCAACGACAAATCCTTCGTGCCAACGTCGCCGTCGCCAAACGGCGTGCCGATTTGGTTCGCATCGAGACTCGGATTCGCAACGCGCAATCAAAGTTGCGTTTGCTAACCGGCGATCGTCAATTCGCTCAGTTCGCCGAATACGAGATGGTGCCGGTTGAAAAACCATTGATGCAGTCCATCGAACTGAGCACGCGTGACGCGACGCTGACGGCGTTGGACAACCGTCCCGACATCGTCCAAAGCTTGCAACAAATGCATGCTGTGTCGACCCGCGTCGGTGCCGCTCGCAACCAAGTGTTGCCGCGTTTGGATTTGTTGCTCAGTTCCTATGTCGCCGGATTGGAAACCGGAACGAACACGTTCGGGGCGATTGGCCGCCAATTCAGCGAAGGGCGTCCGACTTACTCCGCCGGTTTGGTGTTTGAACGTCCGTGGGGCAACCGTGCCAACCAAGCTCGTTTGCGTCGCAACCGATGGGAATGGACGCGATCCTACGCCGAATTCCAACAAACCACCGAAGCAGCGATCACGGAAGTCGAAATCGCCGTTCGCGAAACTCAGACTCTATTCAATGAGCTGATCGCCAAACAGCAATCGACCAACGCCGCGGCCAGAGAAGTCGAATACCTGCGTTCGCGATGGACGTTGCTGCCCGATCCCAACGAAAACGCGATTCTGTTGATTGAAAACCTGTTGGACGCTCAAGAGCGTTTGGCGGATGAGGAACGCAGTTTGGTTCGCTCGCAAGTTGCCCACGCTTTGTCTTGGGTCAGCCTTCGCAAAGCGATGGGCGTGTTGTTGGTGTGCAACGTGGCGGAGGTTTCGCCGCCCCTGAATGATCTTTCGGTGATGACGCCACCGGAACCGCAACCGTTCGGCGGGATGATTGAAAGCGAACCATTCAGTCCCCCAAAACCCGCGGAGCCGACACCATGA